One Candidatus Regiella endosymbiont of Tuberolachnus salignus genomic window, ATGGGTCTCCGATTATCTTGGGAGACGTTGGACACTCTTTGTCTGCGGTTTGATTGGTGCTCTAGGATGTACGATTGCCGCGCTCTCTATGCAGATCACGACAATCATGCATTTTTTCAGTCTGAATATTGCCTCTTCGGGCTGGATTTTCTTTGTTGGGATCTTTATAGCTATGATGTTTGGCGATGGCGCATTTAGTATTATCAATGTATTTGGTGGAGAAATGTTCCCTAATCATATCCGCTCAACCTGTCTTGGGCTGGGTTATGGAGTAGGAGCCACCGCTAAAATTATTGGCCCGATTTTTTTAGGTGCTATCATCGGTAGCGAAAAGCTGTCTGAAGATGTAGTGTTAGTCCCCTTCCTGATATTCGCGTTTATTTTTTTTATCGGTTCTATCGTTTATCTATTTGCTCGTGAAACTCGTAATATCCAGCTTGAAGATATATGAAATTTCAGAGCACGACACTAATTTTGGGGCGCGTATTCAATCAACTGGTTATGAATTTTTTTAGCAAAATTCGCCGTAAACCCTCGCTCCAATACGGGCGGGAATATCAGGCGAAAAGCCCGAAAATGTACTAACCCCTAAAAAACAGAGTATAACCATGCCACACCGAAAGAAACAGGCAACAAAAAACCCGCAAACCTAATTGGAGTGCGGGTTTTTCTTGTTTTACCGGTACTTTCTGGGCTATGGCCAGTCCTATCGGCGTCATCCCATCACACGTAGACCGGTTGTCAGTAAGGGGAGCGAGGCGCGCGCTAACCCCGCAATCAATTGGCCGGTTTTGCTTAAACCTTGAGATAACACCGGTAACAGCCTTACTCCCAGCTGGGAAAAATAACGTGCTAACCCCGCAATCAGTTGACCGATTTTGCTAAAACCCTGAGATAACGCCGGTAACAGACTGATTCCCAGCAGGGAAAAAGTGAGTTTTAATACCGCCAGCGGGGCTAACACCGCCGCCAGCGATAAGGCGAGCGCCGCTACACCTGCTGTAATCACCGTCAGTCCCACCGCCACTTTCATCAAGGTGGCCGCCAGTTTCGGGTTCTCTTCTATGGAAACCCTGAAAAACCGCTAAAAGTAGCCTATTCTGTTAGCAATAATTTTTTTAGGTTAATAGTGAAATGAAAACGAAATCGACGAGACGAGGCGACTTTTAAACGCAAATGAATAGGATAGTTCCCTGGGAAAAGATTCTGGCCAAACTCAGTCGTCATTATCCGAAGGCAAGCTCTAAAGGCGGCAGACCGGCGAAACCGTTAGAAGTGATGCTGCGGATTTATTTTTTACAGAATGGGTTTAATTATGCTGATTTATCGATGGAAGAAGCGTTATACGACATCCCCTTATTACGTCAATTTGCGGGGGTATGTGTCGATGCCATTCCCTCCGATCCCACTATCCTGCATTTTCGTCATTGGTTGGAAAAACATCATTTAAGCGAAGCGCTGTTTGAAGAAGTTAATACGCATTTAGCTTCGCTTCAGCTATTTATCAAACGGGGTAGCATTGTCGATGCTACGATTATTCATGCGCCCAGTTCAACTCAAAACCGGCAAAATACTCGTGAGCCAGACATGAAAGCCACCCGTAAAGGTAATCAGTGCTACTTTGGCATGAAAGCGCATATTGGCGTGGATGCACAGACGGGGCTGGTGCATTCCCTGGTGGGAACCTCGGCGAATGTAGTCGATGTGACGCAAGTTCATCACCTTCTTCACGGCCAAGAAGAGGTTGTTCATGGTGATGCCGGTTATAAAGGCGTGATGCGACGCCGCGAACATCAACATCGCGTGGTCACCTGGCACATCCCCCGACGGAGGGTATTGGCCTTGCCCGGGCAGGAGCAGCAGGTATGGGAAAAACATCGGCATCAGCAAAGTCTCAACGCGAAAATCCGGGCTAAAGTAGAACACCCCTTCCGTGTATTAAAATGCCAGTTCAACTTTAGAAAAGTGCGTTACTGCATATTATCATCAAGAAGATCACTCAATAACCGGTGTTTGTCAATGTAGTTGTCGCTTGAAACTGTTTTATGCAGCACTTACTTCCGGATTCAGCATCACTTCATGAATAAAATTCCAGTTACGACAGCCTTTGCTCCAACGTTCGGGTTTTTTAGCTCGAGCTAATTCATAGATGGCTTTCCGTTTATATAGTGTCGTCATGAGATCTTGAGCCATAGAGCAAGGCATCGTATTTGTACAGCAGCGAGAAAAGAGGAGGTATTTTTTGCATAACGAGTAGCAATACCTCGCCAGCGCTTTAGGTGCAGAAAAGCATTTTCCACGAGATGTCGATGCTTGTAGAGCGCTTTATCGTACTCACGTTGAATTTTACGATTCTTTTTAGGTGGTATTATATAGTGTCGTCATGAGATCTTGAGCCATAGAGCAAGGCATCGTATTTGTACAGCAGCGAGAAAAGAGGAGGTATTTTTTGCATAACGAGTAGCAATACCTCGCCAGCGCTTTAGGTGCAGAAAAGCATTTTCCACGAGATGTCGATGCTTGTAGAGCGCTTTATCGTACTCACGTTGAATTTTACGATTCTTTTTAGGTGGTATTACGATTTGCATGCCGGCTTCTTCTGCTTTTTTAATGATGTTATCACTGTCATAGCCCTTGTCAGCCAACAGATATTCTGCTGCAATACCTTTGGTTAAATTCGTTGCTTGCTGACAATCTGCTGTGGTACCTGATGTAATAAAAATTCTGACCGGCATACCATGCGCATCCACGGCCAGATGTATCTTACTGTTGAGCCCCCTTTTGTGCGCTCCATATCCTGATTACCGCCTTTTGCGCCTGCTGCATGAGGGTGAACTTTGCTATGAGTGGCATCAATCATCAGCCATTCAAAATCTGGCTCCACAATCAGCGCTTCGAGCAGAGACTCCCATAGCCCCTTGTCACGCCAGCGGCAAAACCGGCGATGAGTATTTTTCCAACCGCCATAATCAGGCGGTAAATCACGCCAGGGAGCGCCGGTTCTCAATATCCAGAAAACAGCATTAATAAACTGCCTGTTATCTCTGGCTATGCCACCCCAAGTGCCTTTTCTCCCCGGGAGATGAGCTTCCAATAGGCTCCAAACATGATCGGATATATCGTGGCGGCGATGGGCTAAATTCATTCCCGAATCATCTTTCATTATTGAATCATCTCAACAGTTGTCGTTATTTGTTACATGATAATATATTTTTTATTACGTGACGACACTACTTAGCTAATATTTCTTTATCTGCCTCCCTATGACGTTCATCTGGAGTAACGTACTTGATACCACTGTGTTTATGTTCAAGGTTGTACCCGTTCACAAACTGAGCTACCCAGGCTCTGGCATCATTGAGTAAAGTAAACCCCTCGGCTGGCCACTGGGGACAATATTTCACCGTTCGAAACAAGGATTCGGAATAAGGGTTATCATTGCTGACTCGTGGGCGAGAATATGAACTGATTCCCCCCAGATCGTACATTTTCGCCAACAGGGTATAACTACGCATGGGGCCACCATTATCTGAATGAAGAATGATTTTTTTGCCCGCGCATTTTTCTTTCCAGATGCATCGTTGCAGTAGCTCTGCAGCCTGTTCGCCGGATTCTTGTTCAAAAACGTCTGCCCCCACAATTTTCCGACTGAAAATGTCCATCATCATGTAGAGGTAAAGATGCCGACCTTTTATAGGTGTTGGCAAATAACTACTATCCCAGGACCATACCTGATTCGGTGCTGTCGTTTTTTGTGCGCCTGGACGTTTATAACTTCTCTCTCGACGTCTAGGTGTTAACAGTTTGTTCGCTTTGAGCACGCGATAAAACGTAGACTCAGAGGCGATATAAATTCCCCTATCAGCCAGCGTCGGAACGATGACATTCGGAGGGAAACTTGAAAACTCTGGTGAGTTACAGATTTCCATGATCCGCTGTCGTTCAGCATCAGACAATTTGTTGCTGGGGGCATTGCGAACGGCCGTTGACCGTTTGTCGGCCAGGGGAGCGTTGTGACAATTGTTGCGCCAGCGTTGCAGTGTTCTGACTGAAATCCCAATGACCTGGCAGGCTTGCGCCTTACGAGCCCCCTGTTTCATCGCATTCCTAAGCATATCAACTATATTAAGCCGCTCCGGGAGAGGTATTAGACGTCCTCGCTGTTGTCCCAGAGGGCATTGAACTTTTCCCTTAATACCAGTAGCGCTGCGGTTTCCGCCAGCGCCTTTTCTTTTCTGGTGAGTTCTTTTTCAAGTTCACGGATCTTTTGTCTGTATTCTTTGACGACTTTATCAACTTTATGATTATTCAAGGCTTTCGGCTCATGAGCCCGGAGCGAAGCCGTTCGCCATTCCTTTACCTGTTCAACAAACAATCCTTTGTGCCGACAGTATTCGGCCAGCTCAATTTCAGACATCACTGCGCTTTCAATGACCACCGCAAAACGCTGTTCGGGCGACCAACCTTCGTTATTCTTTAAAAACTGCTCATCTTCACATAACAGGCCATCACTCATTAACTCGTTTCTCCATCTTGAAACAACCGAAGGGCTCACGTCTAGCTTCTTCGCTATTTGCCGGTGAGACCAATTATACGGAGGTTGAAGCCAGAGCAACCCTTGTTGCTTGATATTGATAGGCACGGGGTTTGCCGGCATGGTGTTCTCCTTAATATTAACAGGCGACAACTATGCTGACACAGGGGGTTATTCAGTGATCTTCTTGATGATAATATGCAGTACTAACGTTATTGGTGCCCAGCTTAATGGAAAATTAACCACCGTTTGTACCTTCGATT contains:
- a CDS encoding IS5 family transposase translates to MNRIVPWEKILAKLSRHYPKASSKGGRPAKPLEVMLRIYFLQNGFNYADLSMEEALYDIPLLRQFAGVCVDAIPSDPTILHFRHWLEKHHLSEALFEEVNTHLASLQLFIKRGSIVDATIIHAPSSTQNRQNTREPDMKATRKGNQCYFGMKAHIGVDAQTGLVHSLVGTSANVVDVTQVHHLLHGQEEVVHGDAGYKGVMRRREHQHRVVTWHIPRRRVLALPGQEQQVWEKHRHQQSLNAKIRAKVEHPFRVLKCQFNFRKVRYCILSSRRSLNNRCLSM
- a CDS encoding IS5 family transposase (programmed frameshift) gives rise to the protein MNLAHRRHDISDHVWSLLEAHLPGRKGTWGGIARDNRQFINAVFWILRTGAPWRDLPPDYGGWKNTHRRFCRWRDKGLWESLLEALIVEPDFEWLMIDATHSKVHPHAAGAKGGNQDMERNKRGLNSKIHLAVDAHGMPVRIFITSGTTADCQQATNLTKGIAAEYLLADKGYDSDNIIKKAEEAGMQIVIPPKKNRKIQREYDKALYKHRHLVENAFLHLKRWRGIATRYAKNTSSFLAAVQIRCLALWLKIS
- a CDS encoding IS3 family transposase: MLRNAMKQGARKAQACQVIGISVRTLQRWRNNCHNAPLADKRSTAVRNAPSNKLSDAERQRIMEICNSPEFSSFPPNVIVPTLADRGIYIASESTFYRVLKANKLLTPRRRERSYKRPGAQKTTAPNQVWSWDSSYLPTPIKGRHLYLYMMMDIFSRKIVGADVFEQESGEQAAELLQRCIWKEKCAGKKIILHSDNGGPMRSYTLLAKMYDLGGISSYSRPRVSNDNPYSESLFRTVKYCPQWPAEGFTLLNDARAWVAQFVNGYNLEHKHSGIKYVTPDERHREADKEILAK
- a CDS encoding helix-turn-helix domain-containing protein — protein: MPANPVPINIKQQGLLWLQPPYNWSHRQIAKKLDVSPSVVSRWRNELMSDGLLCEDEQFLKNNEGWSPEQRFAVVIESAVMSEIELAEYCRHKGLFVEQVKEWRTASLRAHEPKALNNHKVDKVVKEYRQKIRELEKELTRKEKALAETAALLVLREKFNALWDNSEDV